The Solanum lycopersicum chromosome 9, SLM_r2.1 genome window below encodes:
- the LOC101256126 gene encoding F-box protein At5g03100-like → MAATAMAATADIFPECVIHKILCYLSYGEASTMRILSKTWFQAWSTLPKLEFFVEYFEETQIVDAIMETYRENKIPIDKFGFSHSSKLNRRDQVFSLIDKWLDTALQNGVRDIVYVDFLYSVRLYPFPISNVLAANSLRELDLKGCYIVHFSPSTGFANEPANCHSLRKLSLSYIFISKKLLQTLLNSCPFIDSFTLDRCSGLVKIELMNLQKLKSVSLSINRNQRVRIEAPSLEHLFYNGYLSRNLVVVGCHNLKSLELSYVKICNGFLDDIISRSQSLEVLKIQYCLGISQIETSNLVSLEYIGYQIPELKIAKESSRLKHSKIVLHGNNNLDAAWFSMLRKLLSNPISWSQVLLCFPEYNEIEMRDLQQHHGVASPRVDVLNVNIMRSYGECSTFVDALLWSCNPRRLNLSSTVEMITCFVSRLMYMKNLSPWHSQLKEIKVFDGKNQELQLTSGELAPEDRKDVYFLLDW, encoded by the coding sequence ATGGCAGCCACGGCCATGGCAGCCACGGCTGACATATTCCCTGAATGCGTGATTCACAAAATTCTCTGTTATCTTAGTTATGGCGAAGCATCCACAATGAGAATTCTCTCAAAAACATGGTTTCAAGCTTGGTCGACTCTTCCCAAGTTAGAATTCTTTGTGGAATATTTCGAAGAAACACAAATAGTGGATGCAATTATGGAGACATACAGGGAAAACAAAATCCCAATTGATAAGTTTGGATTTTCACATAGTTCGAAATTAAATCGTCGTGATCAAGTTTTCTCCCTAATTGACAAGTGGCTTGACACTGCTCTTCAGAATGGGGTAAGAGATATAGTCTATGTAGATTTTCTCTATTCAGTTAGGTTATATCCTTTTCCTATTTCTAATGTCTTGGCAGCAAATTCTTTAAGAGAATTGGATCTGAAAGGTTGTTACATTGTGCATTTTTCGCCATCTACTGGGTTCGCGAATGAACCCGCGAATTGTCATTCTTTGAGAAAGCTTTCtctatcttatatatttataagcAAAAAATTGCTTCAGACTTTACTTAATAGTTGTCCGTTCATCGACTCTTTTACCCTTGATCGTTGTTCGGGGTTGGTAAAGATTGAGCTTATGAATCTTCAAAAGCTCAAGTCAGTTTCCCTATCAATAAATAGAAACCAACGTGTGAGAATCGAAGCACCAAGCCTTGAACACTTGTTTTACAATGGTTATTTATCGAGAAATTTGGTTGTTGTTGGATGTCATAATCTGAAATCTTTAGAGCTATCATATGTGAAGATATGTAATGGATTTCTCGATGACATTATTTCTAGATCGCAATCCCTAGAAGTATTGAAGATTCAGTATTGTTTGGGTATAAGCCAGATTGAAACTTCGAATTTGGTATCACTTGAGTATATAGGATATCAAATTCCTGAACTTAAAATTGCGAAAGAGTCAAGTCGATTGAAGCACTCAAAAATAGTTCTTCATGGCAACAACAATTTAGATGCGGCATGGTTTAGTATGTTGAGAAAGCTTCTATCAAATCCGATCTCTTGGTCCCAAGTTCTCCTCTGTTTTCCCGAATACAATGAGATTGAGATGAGAGATTTGCAGCAGCATCATGGAGTTGCTAGCCCCCGAGTGGACGTTTTAAATGTCAACATTATGAGGTCATATGGGGAGTGTTCAACGTTTGTGGATGCTTTGCTATGGAGTTGTAATCCCAGGAGACTCAACCTATCATCAACGGTTGAAATGATTACATGTTTCGTTAGTCGTTTGATGTATATGAAGAATCTTAGTCCTTGGCATAgtcaattgaaagaaataaaagtgTTTGATGGGAAAAATCAAGAGCTGCAACTCACAAGTGGGGAACTGGCTCCGGAGGACAGGAAGGacgtttattttttattagattgGTAA